From a region of the Oscillatoria sp. FACHB-1407 genome:
- the folK gene encoding 2-amino-4-hydroxy-6-hydroxymethyldihydropteridine diphosphokinase, with product MQHHRAAIALGSNLGDSYSILQAALTALGKTPGVALETHSGFYQTLAVGPPQPDYLNCSALVSTSLTPEHLLRSLLAIELQFGRVRRERWGPRLLDLDLLLFDDLVLDTPTLTLPHPRMHERAFVLVPLSEIAPDWIQPISGKAIADLVKTVDCSGVTPIASV from the coding sequence ATGCAACACCATCGGGCAGCGATCGCCCTGGGGAGTAATCTAGGTGATTCTTACAGCATTTTGCAGGCTGCTCTGACTGCCCTTGGCAAAACGCCTGGTGTTGCCTTAGAAACCCATTCCGGTTTTTATCAAACCCTTGCCGTCGGACCACCCCAACCCGATTACCTGAACTGCTCTGCGCTGGTGTCTACCTCACTCACACCAGAGCACCTCTTGCGATCGCTCCTGGCAATTGAGTTACAGTTTGGGCGAGTCCGCCGTGAACGCTGGGGTCCGCGTCTGCTTGACCTCGATTTGTTACTGTTTGATGACCTGGTGCTCGACACGCCTACCCTGACCTTGCCGCATCCTCGTATGCACGAACGCGCTTTTGTGTTGGTGCCTCTGTCAGAAATTGCTCCGGATTGGATTCAACCGATTTCGGGTAAAGCGATCGCAGATTTGGTGAAAACGGTAGACTGTTCGGGAGTAACCCCCATTGCCTCTGTCTAA
- a CDS encoding 2Fe-2S iron-sulfur cluster-binding protein: MSVQIQFVPDNVSTIAEVGEPLLQVADRAGVSIPTGCLMGSCHACEVDVEGETVCACISAVPPGCQHLTINLYVDPSW; the protein is encoded by the coding sequence ATGAGCGTTCAAATTCAATTTGTACCTGACAATGTCAGCACGATCGCTGAAGTTGGGGAACCATTGCTACAAGTGGCAGATCGGGCAGGAGTATCCATTCCCACGGGTTGCTTGATGGGGTCGTGCCACGCCTGTGAGGTCGATGTGGAAGGAGAAACGGTCTGTGCCTGTATTAGTGCTGTGCCACCCGGATGCCAACACCTGACGATTAATCTGTATGTTGATCCGAGTTGGTAA